One genomic region from Apodemus sylvaticus chromosome 1, mApoSyl1.1, whole genome shotgun sequence encodes:
- the LOC127678174 gene encoding olfactory receptor 5B12-like — protein MTYLENNTKVTTFIFLGLTDNPELQVPLFIMFILIYLITLIGNLGMIVLILLDSHLHTPMYIFLSHLSLADCVYSSAVTPKVIAGFLTGEKNISYGGCVAQMFFFVAFASVDCFLLAVMAFDRHAAVCKPLHYTTTMTTSVCVCMVIGCYAWGLFESAIHTGFTFSLPCCANVVHHFFCDIPPILALSCSDIYVNEIVLFILASFNVFFALIVILTSYTFIFIAILRMRSTEGRKKAFSTCASHLTAVTIFYGTVIFMYLQPSSSHSMDNDQMASVFYTIVIPMLNPVVYSLRNKEVHNAFKKVVEKMNILLSS, from the coding sequence atgacGTACTTAGAGAATAACACTAAGGTGACTACATTTATATTTTTGGGATTGACTGATAACCCAGAGTTGCAAGTACCGCTGTTCATAATGTTCATTCTCATCTATCTCATCACACTGATTGGGAACTTAGGCATGATTGTGTTAATCTTGCTGGACTCCCACCTCCACACCCCCATGTATATTTTCCTCAGTCACCTTTCTCTGGCAGATTGTGTTTACTCCTCTGCTGTTACTCCAAAGGTGATAGCTGGGTTTctcacaggggaaaaaaatatCTCCTATGGAGGATGTGTTGCTCAAATGTTCTTCTTTGTGGCTTTTGCCAGTGTTGATTGTTTCCTACTTGCTGTCATGGCTTTTGACAGGCATGCTGCAGTGTGCAAACCCTTACATTACACCACAACTATGACTACTAGTGTCTGTGTTTGCATGGTGATTGGCTGCTATGCCTGGGGTTTGTTTGAGTCTGCTATACATACTGGATtcaccttctccctcccctgctgTGCTAATGTGGTTCATCACTTTTTCTGTGATATACCTCCAATTCTGGCACTTTCATGCTCTGATATCTATGTGAATGAGATTGTTCTCTTTATCTTAGCTTCATTCAATGTCTTCTTTGCTCTGATAGTTATCTTGACCTCCTATACATTCATATTTATTGCTATTCTGAGAATGCGTTCAACAGAAGGACGGAAGAAGGCCTTCTCTACTTGTGCATCGCACCTCACTGCTGTCACCATATTCTATGGAACTGTAATCTTCATGTACCTACAGCCCAGTTCTAGCCATTCCATGGACAATGACCAAATGGCATCTGTTTTCTATACCATAGTAATTCCGATGTTGAACCCAGTTGTTTATAGCTTAAGGAATAAAGAAGTTCATAATGCTTTCAAGAAAGTTGttgagaaaatgaatattttattgagctcctaa
- the LOC127678183 gene encoding olfactory receptor 5B2-like: MYVANSSRMNAFILLGLTDNPELEVPLFITFSIIYLITLIGNLGMIVLIWFDSRLHSPMYIFLSHLSLADCVYSSAVTPKVIAGLLTGDKVISYGGCVAQMFFFVTFASVDCFLLAVMAFDRYAAVCKPLHYTTTMTTSVCARMVIGCYVFSLAESSIYIGFIFDLSFCHSNVIHHFFCDIPPILNLSCSDIYTNEIVLFIITSFNVFFSLVVILTSYTFIFIAILRMHSAEGRKKAFSTCASHLSAVTIFYGTIIFMYLQPSSSHSMNNDQMASVFYTIVIPMLNPVVYSLRNKEVHNAMKKAIEKLKTAQHQVLIRDLYSLCS; the protein is encoded by the coding sequence ATGTATGTGGCCAACAGCAGTAGAATGAATGCATTTATACTCTTGGGACTAACTGACAACCCAGAGCTGGAAGTCCCACTATTCATCACATTCAGTATCATCTATCTCATCACGCTGATTGGGAACCTGGGCATGATTGTGTTGATCTGGTTCGATTCACGCCTTCACAGCCCCATGTACATTTTCCTCAGTCATCTCTCTCTGGCAGATTGTGTTTACTCCTCAGCTGTGACTCCAAAAGTGATAGCTGGGCTTCTCACAGGAGATAAAGTTATCTCCTATGGAGGATGTGTTGctcaaatgtttttctttgtgacaTTTGCCAGTGTTGACTGTTTCCTACTTGCTGTCATGGCTTTTGACAGGTATGCTGCAGTGTGCAAGCCCTTACATTACACCACAACTATGACTACCAGTGTCTGTGCTCGCATGGTGATTGGCTGTTATGTGTTCAGTTTAGCTGAATCTTCTATCTATATTGGGTTTATCTTTGATCTCTCCTTCTGCCATTCTAATGTGATTCATCACTTTTTTTGTGATATACCTCCAATCCTAAATCTTTCCTGCTCCGATATATATACAAATGAGATTGTGCTCTTTATCATAACATCCTtcaatgtcttcttttctctggTAGTTATCTTGACCTCCTATACATTTATATTCATTGCTATCCTGAGGATGCATTCAGCAGAAGGACGGAAGAAGGCCTTCTCTACTTGTGCATCCCACCTCAGTGCTGTCACCATATTCTATGGAACTATAATCTTCATGTACCTACAGCCCAGTTCCAGTCATTCGATGAACAATGACCAAATGGCATCTGTTTTCTATACCATAGTAATTCCGATGTTGAACCCTGTTGTTTATAGCTTAAGGAATAAGGAGGTTCATAATGCTATGAAGAAAGCCATTGAGAAGTTGAAGACTGCTCAACACCAAGTTCTAATTAGAGACTTATACAGTTTATGTAGTTAA